One Diadema setosum chromosome 8, eeDiaSeto1, whole genome shotgun sequence genomic window carries:
- the LOC140232163 gene encoding cilia- and flagella-associated protein 337-like yields the protein MMMIIITIIYHYRRCHYHRHHYLDSESRGVTLFEDQLNLDHLKELMSKFAQHEPTDEMPDDGTYSPGRIIKREAGNVTLGEFKSMVQRVLKSSDWDAHLEALFAKVDTSADGMVDWNEFVTYMLLHYRENDNMKMRKYVVFNTEPRLRHITQNKQDIVWCTIAIENPCRFITLSKEGTLCMFDENLRIINCVEIREGAEDPRSGSKRRFKTWYNDIVFMGNVNRLAIASNNRSIRFWDIVNNTTCIEEFNLYALSDVPSCLDYWYDKNNPSGESLLVMGSDKGSINLFYFLRPQEKIFETPFKPEDTVQKVWMHNICQHQRYVRHVVLPNVHTEYVRKVRFLADKDFILSSSGCRKTPLIMMDVQGKRKSYTYKLSKGVECFDYNRSMNVIATGGIDHVVRLWNPYVPDKPVAFLRGHLMTVVGVVINEFTRQVYSYAKDGAVKIWDLYEYTCLQTLNIRYTCLQNSRNPEFGAVNVVLYQGRHLMTSCGDNVALLTLVKNSALERRTPVTHETQLCSAVYNAFFRQVATAADDSTVSVWNLETGAKSFTIPEAHGSEEITCLAISTTGRRLYTGARNGIVKVWNFQNGHHIHDCESVGDDEVTGLVSMGKKKGFLSVGWSRKIVQYKDGDCDTNFLRADTNWKGGQVHRDDILAVDYSPPSLLATASFDGEILVWSLETQKISVRLRKGQPTIITQKLKSVLTQLSQINTVLRAAKRFQRGRSDTNLISEDKGKVNSRPNSRHMSIFKRPQGFSQAPVDKLLFLSSRLSRGITDSSVLVSSEAGKLHFWAVYGQHKRHRGSFYSSDSREGEESVLALGTNTDNSLLLSGDTMGHLYIWNIEHHCIYGTNEEDNSRPPLVNDWKAHDAAIVSIDYISHSCGNFILTASTDLTSRLWTAEGHFVGTFGQRMNWDLRNPDTYQHPKTPWALDIPPSAKKNTAYESGSSDEGDDDVFVEMTVEDATSPHPMGEDSAPTREKLDIRNLHKATLRHDDGSVDGHEKMSRPGKIEHSSSGRDDTLMLDANSNSTLVINSKVGSPGKSSGISGDANCARKMAERAELGIPEAQQSSSTEVFNLKPNNGQAMPTIIFPESISPSELKSGFFATQRDNSAVSNKSLSMRNSDGSMNNRKTQPQTHPLPPISKSTNILPDDIQKEGRKEDGGGIRLLSQSDDSNQQGPIKKRRSNFQQISNEVDGTVPERQDSRSISSAKISSQRCHHDMKLLTRSNTSLLGKHIEEGFARITNSRHERRQRIGGIDVTRVTRFGKICAPFQALATQSTKEVEFPASLPMTQRMRQRGVSCSSEQDLQHLSLSSLQLDFKSERSTQATDGTAASVRRATLLDPLSSESAFNSSKK from the exons atgatgatgataataataacaataatatatcattatcgtcgttgtcattatcatcgtcaCCATTATCTTGACAGTGAGAGTAGAGGTGTGACGCTGTTTGAGGATCAGCTGAACCTGGACCACCTAAAGGAGCTCATGTCAAAGTTCGCCCAGCATGAGCCAACAGATGAGATGCCGGACGATGGCACATACTCCCCAGGTCGAATCATCAAGCGCGAGGCGGGCAATGTGACACTGGGCGAGTTTAAGTCCATGGTTCAGAGGGTACTGAAATCTTCTGATTGGGACGCCCATCTGGAGGCGCTCTTTGCCAAG GTTGATACGTCGGCAGATGGAATGGTAGATTGGAACGAATTTGTGACGTACATGTTGCTTCACTACCGGGAGAACGACAACATGAAAATGAGGAAATATGTCGTCTTCAACACGGAGCCTAGGTTGCGACATATTACGCAAAATAAG CAAGATATTGTTTGGTGCACAATTGCTATCGAGAATCCGTGCAGATTCATCACCTTGAGCAAG GAAGGGACGCTCTGTATGTTCGATGAGAACCTTCGTATCATCAACTGCGTGGAAATCCGAGAAGGCGCCGAGGACCCGCGCAGCGGTTCCAAACGGCGTTTCAAGACGtggtacaatgacatcgtcttcatggGTAACGTTAATCGCCTGGCAATTGCCTCCAACAACCGATCAATACGATTTTGGGACATAGTGAACAACACCACGTGCATCGAAGAGTTCAATTTGTATG CTCTGAGCGACGTCCCGTCATGTCTAGACTACTGGTATGATAAAAAT AATCCTTCGGGCGAGTCGCTGCTCGTGATGGGATCAGACAAGGGCTCTATCAACCTCTTCTATTTCCTTAGGCCACAGGAGAAGATCTTCGAGACGCCCTTTAAGCCAGAAGACACTGTCCAGAAAGTCTGGATGCAC AATATTTGTCAGCACCAGCGGTATGTTCGCCACGTGGTCCTCCCCAACGTGCACACGGAGTATGTACGAAAAGTCCGCTTCCTCGCCGACAAGGACTTCATCCTCTCGTCCAGTGGGTGTCGGAAAACCCCTCTCATCATGATGGACGTCCAGGGAAAACGAAAGTCATACACGTACAAGCTTAGCAAG GGAGTCGAATGTTTCGACTACAATCGCAGCATGAACGTGATCGCAACTGGAGGTATCGATCACGTGGTACGCCTCTGGAACCCGTATGTTCCCGACAAGCCTGTTGCGTTCCTTCGAGGTCACCTAATGACGGTCGTAGGAGTGGTCATCAACGAGTTCACCCGACAGGTTTACAGCTACGCCAAGGACGGG GCGGTGAAGATTTGGGATCTATACGAGTACACCTGCCTTCAGACGCTCAACATTCGTTACACTTGCCTCCAGAACTCGAGGAACCCCGAGTTTGGTGCGGTCAATGTAGTCCTCTATCAG GGACGCCATTTGATGACGTCTTGTGGTGATAACGTGGCTCTCCTGACCCTGGTAAAGAACTCTGCCCTCGAAAGGAGAACACCAGTAACGCACGAAACACAGCTATGCAGCGCGGTGTACAACGCATTCTTCAGACAA GTAGCTACGGCTGCAGACGACTCGACAGTCTCTGTATGGAATCTGGAAACTGGCGCTAAATCGTTCACGATTCCAGAAGCTCACGGGAGTGAAGAAATCACGTGTCTCGCGATAAGTACGACGGGAAGGCGGCTTTACACTGGCGCGAGAAATGGCATCGTTAAG GTGTGGAACTTTCAGAACGGACATCACATTCATGACTGCGAAAGCGTAGGCGACGATGAGGTCACGGGACTGGTGTCGATGGGAAAAAAGAAGGGGTTTCTCAGCGTCGGTTGGAGCAGGAAAATAGTCCAGTACAAGGATGGAGACTGTGAT ACAAATTTCCTTCGAGCCGACACAAACTGGAAAGGCGGACAGGTTCATCGTGACGATATTCTTGCGGTGGACTACAGTCCGCCCAGTCTCCTAGCAACCGCGAGTTTCGACGGAGAAATTCTAGTTTGGAGTCTGGAGACTCAGAAGATTTCGGTCAGACTGAGGAAGGGCCAACCTACAATCAt AACACAGAAGCTGAAGTCAGTCCTGACACAACTGTCCCAAATCAACACTGTGCTTCGCGCTGCAAAGCGCTTTCAGCGAGGTCGTAGTGACACGAATCTGATATCGGAAGACAAGGGCAAAGTCAACTCAAGACCAAATTCTCGACATATGTCCATCTTCAAACGTCCCCAAGG ATTCTCGCAGGCGCCAGTGGACAAACTCCTCTTCCTGTCGTCGCGTCTCTCTCGAGGTATCACGGATAGTTCCGTGCTGGTCTCGAGCGAGGCCGGTAAACTGCACTTTTGGGCCGTCTATGGCCAGCACAAACGTCACAGAG GATCATTCTACTCGAGCGATTCTCGTGAGGGAGAGGAGTCGGTACTCGCCCTCGGCACCAACACCGACAATTCTCTGCTTCTGTCAGGTGATACCATGGGACACTTGTACATTTGGAACATTGAACATCACTGCATTTACGGCACCAACGAG GAGGACAACAGCCGCCCTCCGCTAGTCAATGACTGGAAAGCACATGACGCTGCCATTGTCAGCATCGACTATATCAGCCATAGCTGTGGTAACTTCATCTTGACCGCATCGACGGATCTTACCTCTAGGTTGTGGACTGCCGAAGGTCATTTTGTCGGCACTTTTGGTCAGCGCATGAACTGGGATCTGAGAAACCCAGACACCTACCAACATCCTAA AACTCCCTGGGCGCTCGACATTCCTCCTTCCGCAAAGAAAAATACAGCATACGAAAGTG GTTCGTCGGACGAGGGAGACGATGACGTGTTCGTCGAGATGACGGTCGAGGACGCCACGTCTCCGCATCCCATGGGGGAGGACTCGGCGCCAACGAGAGAAAAACTCGACATCCGAAATCTGCATAAGGCAACCCTCAGGCATGACGATGGCAGCGTTGATGGGCATGAAAAGATGTCACGACCCGGCAAAATTGAGCACAGCAGCAGTGGCAGAGATGACACTTTGATGCTCGACGCCAACTCGAACTCGACACTCGTAATAAACTCCAAAGTAGGATCGCCAGGCAAATCTAGTGGCATCTCAGGAGACGCGAATTGCGCAAGAAAAATGGCGGAGAGAGCTGAGCTAGGTATTCCAGAGGCTCAACAGAGTTCCAGCACAGAAGTGTTCAACTTAAAGCCGAACAATGGACAAGCTATGCCAACGATAATATTCCCTGAATCAATCTCCCCGTCTGAACTGAAGTCTGGCTTTTTCGCTACTCAGAGAGACAACAGCGCCGTCTCCAACAAAAGCCTTTCAATGCGAAACTCGGACGGCTCGATGAACAACCGGAAAACCCAGCCACAGACACATCCGCTCCCGCcaatatcaaaatcaacaaATATTTTGCCCGACGACATACAAAAGGAAGGTCGGAAGGAAGATGGTGGAGGTATTAGACTCTTGAGTCAGTCGGATGATAGCAATCAACAAGGTCCAATCAAAAAGCGACGGTCGAATTTCCAACAGATTTCTAATGAAGTTGACGGCACAGTACCTGAAAGGCAGGACTCTCGGAGTATATCTAGCGCCAAGATAAGCAGTCAACGTTGTCATCATGACATGAAACTGCTCACAAGATCGAACACG AGTCTCTTGGGAAAACACATTGAGGAGGGTTTTGCCCGAATTACAAACAGCCGTCATGAACGTCGTCAACGAATCGGTGGCATAGATGTGACCAGAGTGACCCGGTTTGGAAAGATCTGTGCCCCGTTTCAGGCTCTCGCCACTCAG TCTACGAAAGAGGTGGAGTTTCCCGCCTCGTTGCCTATGACTCAGCGGATGAGGCAGCGTGGAGTGTCGTGCAGCAGCGAGCAAGATCTACAGCATCTCAGCCTTTCGTCACTCCAGCTTGATTTCAAGAGTGAAAGGTCAACTCAGGCAACCGACGGAACCGCCGCGTCTGTGAGGCGGGCTACGTTACTTGACCCTCTATCAAGCGAATCTGCATTCAATTCAAGCAAAAAATAG